The Gemmatimonadota bacterium nucleotide sequence GGGGAAGTCCCCGCGGGTGTGGGCGCGGAGGAGACGGGCGAGGCGTCCTGGTACGGGGTTCCCTACCACGGCCGCCGAGCGGCCGGCGGGGAGACGTACGACAGGAACCAGATGACGGCCGCCCACCGCTCCCTGCCTTTTGGCACCTGGGTCGCCGTCGAAAACCTGGCCAACGGGCGCACCGCCGAGGTGCGCATCACGGACCGGGGGCCCTTTGTGGCGGGCCGCATCCTGGAGCTCTCCGAGGCGGCGGCCCGCGCCCTCGGCGCTCTCGGCCCGGGGGTCATCCCGGTGCGGCTCCGCGTCCTCCAAGGCCCGGAGGGCGAGCCGAGCGCCCAGCGTGGCGGCTACGCCGTCCAGGTCGCCGCGTTCACCTCGGAGGACCGGGCCGTGCGCTTCCAAGCCGAGCTGGAGCGACGCTGGGCAGGCGCGGTCATCCGCCGGGCCGACCTGGCCGGCCGGC carries:
- a CDS encoding septal ring lytic transglycosylase RlpA family protein; the protein is MGAEETGEASWYGVPYHGRRAAGGETYDRNQMTAAHRSLPFGTWVAVENLANGRTAEVRITDRGPFVAGRILELSEAAARALGALGPGVIPVRLRVLQGPEGEPSAQRGGYAVQVAAFTSEDRAVRFQAELERRWAGAVIRRADLAGRPIFRVRLGPFRSRDEARRVAEDLAAGGYTVFMVEE